A single region of the Salvia miltiorrhiza cultivar Shanhuang (shh) chromosome 8, IMPLAD_Smil_shh, whole genome shotgun sequence genome encodes:
- the LOC131001504 gene encoding O-fucosyltransferase 31-like translates to MREGCHSPSHNHRGGTMAGALMLLLPLLFPTLFTPFSHAFPSVLSEWNAPKPRHTRLLRSALERQTSAEQQAELWRPLANQGWKTCLRQDSTSTLPEKSQGYIQVFLDGGLNQQRMGICDAVALAKILNATLIIPHLEVNPVWKDSSTFEDIFDVDHFINVLKDDVSIVKELPDEYFWSTREYYAAAIRANRVKTAPVHASANWYLENVSPVLQSYGIAAVAPFSHRLAFDNMPKDIQRLRCKVNFQALVFVPHIRDLGNSLVSRLRYPPTTNDVDSGNYLTRVTDSKDKHGDGKFVVLHLRFDKDMAAHSACDFGGGKAEKLALAKYRQVIWQGRVLNSQFTDEELRSQGRCPLTPEEIGLLLAALGFDNSTRLYLASHKVYGGEARISTLRSLFPLMEDKKSLASSEERAQIKGKASLLAAVDYYVSMHSDIFISASPGNMHNAVVGHRTYENMKTIRPNMALLGQLFLNKSLTWTEFQEAVVEGHKGRQGLLRLRRSQQSIYTYPAPDCMCSA, encoded by the exons ATGAGGGAGGGTTGTCATTCTCCCAGTCACAACCACAGAGGAGGAACCATGGCTGGAGCCCTGATGCTGCTGCTTCCCCTTCTCTTTCCAACTCTTTTCACTCCTTTCAGCCATGCCTTTCCCTCAGTTCTCTCG GAGTGGAATGCTCCAAAACCGCGACATACTCGTTTACTTAGGAGTGCTCTGGAACGCCAAACT TCTGCGGAGCAACAAGCTGAACTATGGAGGCCTTTGGCCAACCAAGGATGGAAAACTTGTCTCCGACAAGACAGTACCTCCA CGCTGCCAGAGAAATCTCAAGGCTATATTCAGGTGTTCCTCGATGGAGGACTAAACCAGCAGAGAATGGGT ATTTGTGATGCAGTTGCTCTTGCTAAAATTTTGAATGCAACACTCATAATTCCGCATCTTGAAGTAAATCCTGTTTGGAAAGATTCAAG CACATTTGAGGATATTTTTGATGTCGACCACTTCATTAATGTACTGAAAGATGACGTATCTATTGTTAAAGAGTTGCCTGATGAATACTTTTGGAGCACTCGGGAGTACTATGCTGCAGCAATTCGAGCTAACAGAGTAAAAACGGCACCTGTTCATGCTTCAGCAAACTGGTATCTGGAAAATGTCTCCCCTGTCCTGCAGAG CTACGGAATAGCTGCAGTTGCACCTTTTTCCCACCGTCTGGCTTTTGACAATATGCCCAAGGACATCCAGAGGCTACGGTGTAAGGTCAACTTCCAGGCACTAGTCTTTGTTCCTCACATTCGGGATCTGGGCAACTCTCTTGTCAGTCGTCTCAGATATCCTCCCACCACAAACGATGTCGACAGCGGTAACTACCTCACAAGAGTAACTGATTCTAAAGACAAACACGGGGATGGAAAATTTGTTGTTCTCCACCTTCGTTTTGACAAG GATATGGCTGCTCACTCAGCTTGCGACTTTGGTGGAGGCAAGGCTGAAAAACTAGCTCTTGCCAAGTATCGACAAGTTATTTGGCAGGGAAGGGTGTTAAATTCTCAATTCACTGATGAGGAGTTGAGGAGTCAAGGGCGGTGCCCGTTGACCCCAGAAGAGATTGGATTGCTTCTAGCGGCTTTGGGGTTCGACAACAGCACTCGCTTGTATCTTGCTTCTCACAAG GTGTATGGCGGGGAAGCGAGGATCTCGACCTTACGTAGTTTGTTTCCTCTTATGGAAGACAAAAAGAGCCTTGCGTCTTCAGAAGAGAGAGCTCAAATCAAAGGAAAAGCTTCACTATTAGCTGCAGTTGATTACTATGTCAGCATGCACAGCGATATCTTCATTTCCGCCTCTCCTGGAAATATGCACAACGCCGTG GTTGGCCATCGAACATACGAGAACATGAAGACGATAAGGCCTAACATGGCCCTTTTGGGGCAGCTTTTCTTGAACAAGAGCCTGACTTGGACGGAGTTTCAGGAGGCAGTTGTCGAAGGGCATAAAGGCCGGCAAGGGCTACTCCGACTACGGAGGTCCCAACAGTCTATTTATACATACCCGGCTCCAGACTGTATGTGCAGTGCTTGA